In one Natronosalvus amylolyticus genomic region, the following are encoded:
- a CDS encoding DUF7577 domain-containing protein, whose amino-acid sequence MAPWEWLIGYVVLFALLHVLLYYAYVRRNGSTGTTASASYPEGDGAPLHSAPRVDGYSQQGVEEPPPPPDIDGDPLTCRHCGAANERDPTFTYCRICVSPLEQYSSPPG is encoded by the coding sequence ATGGCTCCCTGGGAGTGGCTCATCGGATACGTGGTTCTGTTCGCCCTGCTCCACGTGTTGCTGTATTACGCCTACGTCCGCCGGAACGGCAGCACCGGAACGACTGCCTCGGCGTCCTATCCCGAGGGCGACGGTGCCCCACTGCACAGTGCACCTCGAGTCGACGGGTACAGCCAGCAGGGGGTCGAGGAGCCGCCACCACCACCCGATATCGACGGCGACCCGCTCACCTGTCGCCACTGCGGCGCGGCGAACGAACGCGACCCGACGTTTACGTACTGTCGAATCTGTGTCTCCCCGCTCGAGCAGTACAGTTCACCGCCAGGCTAG
- a CDS encoding helix-turn-helix transcriptional regulator, whose protein sequence is MRFPRAITGALIILLVTSMFGGIALGASFSPIDAEQSPDQWSVPAVTSMQESDEPREFPPADPAQLIYISVGEDGNATWTVESRFVLESEDDEEAFLSYADSVVEGERDGGYDESMFAQYVEQAATATDREMAIRDAGYDTPRVDRPDDETNETDPESFTEESDQLVGVIAYSFTWEGFATTDANRIYIGDAFQSPDEGSWFPELTGDQRLVIEIPENYAFETAPVATRDRTVVWDGAHTFSEDERELVLLRGAEPPGNGDDNGDDDPGPIDPGDDGLFDTSLAAIVGLISFLVLVGVAGSYLHLRRRDEPLPGWIPAALGGPGRTDTTHHEPDQTDALEEPRSPGTEPTTTQPPASAPDVSEHTSGEGAETNAVRGTAGAVGADEEAGDEIDPELLSDEERVLRLLQKNGGRMKQASIVTETNWSNAKVSQLLSKMDDDDDIEKLRIGRENLITLPEVDLTELE, encoded by the coding sequence ATGCGGTTTCCCCGCGCGATAACCGGCGCCCTCATCATCCTCCTCGTCACCTCCATGTTCGGTGGGATAGCCCTCGGTGCATCATTTTCGCCGATTGACGCCGAGCAGTCCCCAGACCAGTGGAGCGTGCCAGCAGTCACCTCCATGCAAGAAAGCGACGAGCCGCGAGAGTTTCCACCGGCCGATCCCGCCCAGTTGATCTACATCTCCGTCGGTGAGGATGGGAACGCGACCTGGACGGTCGAAAGCCGGTTCGTCCTCGAGAGTGAAGACGACGAAGAGGCGTTCCTCTCGTATGCCGATTCGGTCGTCGAAGGCGAGCGAGACGGGGGCTACGACGAATCGATGTTCGCTCAGTACGTAGAGCAGGCTGCAACTGCAACCGACCGCGAGATGGCGATACGCGATGCCGGCTACGACACCCCGCGGGTCGATAGACCGGACGATGAAACGAACGAGACAGATCCCGAGTCCTTCACCGAAGAATCGGACCAGCTAGTCGGCGTCATCGCCTACTCGTTCACCTGGGAAGGGTTTGCCACGACGGATGCGAATCGGATCTACATCGGTGACGCCTTTCAGTCACCCGACGAGGGGAGCTGGTTCCCCGAGTTGACGGGCGATCAACGGCTGGTGATAGAAATCCCCGAAAACTACGCATTCGAGACGGCACCGGTCGCCACACGGGACCGCACCGTCGTCTGGGATGGGGCGCACACATTCAGTGAGGACGAACGGGAACTGGTGTTACTTCGAGGTGCGGAACCACCGGGCAACGGCGACGACAACGGTGATGACGACCCTGGACCGATCGATCCGGGTGACGACGGACTGTTCGACACGTCCCTGGCGGCAATCGTTGGGCTGATTAGCTTTCTCGTACTCGTCGGCGTCGCTGGAAGCTATCTCCACCTCAGACGAAGGGACGAACCGCTGCCGGGGTGGATTCCAGCGGCGCTTGGCGGTCCAGGCCGAACGGACACGACTCACCACGAACCCGACCAGACAGATGCACTCGAGGAGCCACGGTCACCCGGAACGGAACCCACGACAACGCAGCCGCCGGCATCCGCCCCTGACGTAAGTGAGCACACGAGTGGCGAGGGTGCCGAGACGAACGCTGTAAGGGGCACAGCGGGAGCAGTCGGAGCCGACGAGGAGGCAGGAGACGAAATCGACCCCGAACTCCTGAGCGACGAAGAACGAGTCCTCCGCTTGCTCCAGAAGAACGGCGGCCGAATGAAACAGGCTTCGATCGTGACCGAAACCAACTGGTCGAACGCGAAGGTGTCACAACTCCTTTCGAAAATGGACGATGACGACGACATCGAGAAACTCCGTATCGGTCGTGAGAACCTGATTACGCTACCCGAAGTCGACCTCACCGAACTCGAGTGA
- a CDS encoding aldo/keto reductase, whose protein sequence is MQYQTLGTSDVEVSEVGFGAWVVGTDWWGDRSEEDAIEMVKHAVDQGITYFDTGDVYGHGRSEELLGKALADVREDITIATKIGYDFYNNPQAGHGELPKEMDVEYLREAFEKSLERLDVESVDVLQLHNADVDEITPDVLELFDELEEEGKIEARGLALGPSIGWLAEGDFAIENEFDSLQLVWNVLEQDVGNHFLETIERTGSTTSLIPRVPHSSGILNEQVTPETELDAGDHRGFRPDAWYETGWEKLETLRFLERADHAEGERTMAQASIAWLLSHDAVASVTPTFRTAADIDEWAAASDVPKLNDEEMTRVAELYETNFGIDRNDGMDALRSSVDGEDLRSAGLGAMAAD, encoded by the coding sequence ATGCAGTATCAGACGCTCGGAACGTCCGACGTGGAAGTGAGCGAAGTCGGATTCGGTGCCTGGGTCGTCGGCACCGATTGGTGGGGCGACCGCTCCGAAGAAGACGCGATCGAGATGGTCAAACACGCCGTCGACCAGGGGATTACCTACTTCGATACGGGCGACGTCTACGGGCACGGCCGCAGCGAGGAACTGCTCGGGAAAGCGCTCGCCGATGTACGTGAAGACATCACCATCGCAACGAAAATCGGGTACGACTTCTACAACAACCCGCAGGCAGGTCACGGCGAACTGCCAAAGGAGATGGACGTCGAGTACCTCCGTGAGGCCTTCGAAAAGAGCCTCGAGCGCCTCGACGTCGAGTCCGTCGACGTACTTCAACTCCACAACGCCGACGTGGACGAAATCACGCCCGACGTTCTCGAACTGTTCGACGAACTCGAGGAGGAAGGCAAAATCGAGGCCCGCGGCCTCGCGCTCGGCCCTTCCATCGGCTGGCTGGCCGAAGGCGACTTCGCCATCGAAAACGAGTTCGACTCCCTGCAACTGGTCTGGAACGTCTTAGAACAGGACGTCGGGAACCACTTCCTCGAGACCATCGAACGAACGGGGTCGACCACGAGTCTCATTCCCCGCGTGCCTCACTCCTCGGGCATTCTGAACGAGCAGGTCACGCCCGAAACCGAGTTGGACGCGGGCGACCACCGTGGCTTCCGCCCCGACGCCTGGTACGAGACTGGTTGGGAGAAACTCGAGACGCTGCGATTTCTCGAGCGCGCGGACCACGCCGAGGGTGAGCGAACCATGGCCCAGGCGTCCATCGCGTGGCTGCTCTCCCACGACGCCGTCGCGAGTGTCACCCCGACCTTCCGCACCGCCGCCGACATCGACGAGTGGGCGGCCGCCAGCGACGTTCCAAAACTGAACGACGAGGAGATGACTCGAGTGGCCGAGTTGTACGAGACCAACTTCGGTATCGACCGTAACGACGGCATGGACGCGCTGCGTTCCTCCGTCGACGGTGAGGATCTGCGCTCGGCTGGCCTCGGCGCGATGGCAGCCGACTGA
- the cofH gene encoding 7,8-didemethyl-8-hydroxy-5-deazariboflavin synthase subunit CofH: MERPVTDDDLAFEHVPETDQSFENALEKARNGERLTVDDGIELLTTGTDSEGIDRHRKELVLETADRRRAEVVGEEVTFIANLNNNVTTACNVGCLFCNFKDTAHTFEHEYDGPETAGFTKTPAESREIVRGAVERGIYEVCSVSGLHPGFALDDEHLEILESHPDPKAVNYVPPKAYAVDPGTYVEQIEAMSVGGVHVHSMTPEEGYHARRGTDWSYEEVYGRLQDAGLDTVPGTAAEILVDEVRDVICPGKIRTDDWLEAMEAAANVGLGLTATIMYGHVENEAHRVMHLEQVRQLQERVGGAITEFVPLSFVHQNTPLYEHGVVDGGASPDEDELMIAVSRLFLDNIDHIQSSWVKYGDEGGLKMLNCGADDFMGTILSEEITTRAGGEHGEFRSFADYVELITSIGRVPVERSTDYESRRVIDPDDPPFGPQLGPKADGTPLLEEAPAQATHEESGTAD, translated from the coding sequence ATGGAGAGACCGGTGACTGACGATGACCTCGCGTTCGAACACGTTCCCGAAACCGACCAATCGTTCGAGAACGCTCTCGAGAAAGCCCGCAACGGCGAACGACTCACTGTCGACGATGGCATCGAGTTGCTCACGACCGGGACCGACAGCGAGGGCATCGACCGTCACCGGAAGGAACTGGTCCTCGAGACAGCCGACCGACGTCGCGCCGAAGTCGTCGGTGAGGAGGTCACGTTCATCGCGAATCTGAACAACAACGTGACGACGGCCTGTAACGTCGGCTGTCTGTTCTGTAACTTCAAAGACACGGCACACACGTTCGAGCACGAGTACGACGGTCCCGAGACGGCAGGGTTCACCAAGACCCCCGCCGAATCCCGCGAGATCGTCCGTGGAGCCGTCGAACGCGGGATCTACGAGGTGTGTTCGGTATCGGGCCTCCACCCCGGCTTTGCGCTCGACGACGAGCACCTCGAGATTCTCGAGTCCCACCCGGATCCGAAAGCGGTCAACTACGTGCCGCCCAAAGCGTACGCGGTGGATCCGGGGACCTACGTCGAACAGATCGAGGCGATGAGCGTCGGCGGCGTCCACGTCCACTCCATGACGCCCGAGGAAGGGTATCACGCCCGACGGGGCACAGACTGGTCCTACGAGGAAGTGTACGGTCGACTGCAGGATGCGGGACTCGATACCGTCCCGGGGACAGCGGCCGAAATCCTCGTCGACGAGGTTCGCGACGTCATCTGCCCCGGAAAAATCCGTACCGACGACTGGCTCGAGGCGATGGAAGCCGCGGCGAACGTCGGCCTCGGCCTGACGGCGACGATTATGTACGGCCACGTCGAGAACGAGGCCCATCGCGTCATGCATCTCGAGCAAGTTCGCCAGTTACAGGAGCGCGTCGGCGGCGCGATTACCGAGTTCGTCCCGCTCTCGTTCGTCCACCAGAACACGCCGCTGTACGAACACGGCGTCGTCGACGGCGGGGCGAGTCCGGACGAAGACGAACTCATGATCGCCGTCTCGCGACTGTTCCTGGACAACATCGACCACATCCAGTCCTCGTGGGTGAAATACGGCGACGAAGGCGGGCTAAAGATGCTCAACTGCGGGGCCGACGATTTCATGGGAACGATCCTCTCCGAGGAGATAACGACACGCGCGGGCGGCGAACACGGCGAGTTCCGCTCGTTCGCCGACTACGTCGAATTGATCACCTCCATCGGCCGGGTCCCCGTCGAACGATCGACGGACTACGAATCCAGGCGCGTTATCGACCCCGACGACCCGCCCTTCGGTCCACAACTCGGACCGAAAGCCGACGGGACGCCGTTACTCGAGGAAGCGCCCGCGCAGGCGACCCACGAGGAGTCCGGGACCGCAGACTGA
- the dnaG gene encoding DNA primase DnaG has product MEDTAKYLIRANVTADGVVERSDVVGAIFGQTEGLLGDELDLRDLRQSQKVGRIDVEITSAGGTSSGSLTIATSLDKVETATLAASLETITRVGPCHASLEVEDIEDVRAAKRKDVVERAKELLRTGFDDSVMSSEEILAEVREYVRVEDITEYEGLPAGPRVTDSDAIIIVEGRADVLTLLKYGVKNAIAVEGTNVPDAVAELTRHRTVTAFLDGDRGGDLILEELSQVGDIDYVTFAPADSSVEDLDHTQLFTALRNKVPYESVAGSSTPRDAIPATDGSVTPAPAGVDSRTGNADENGTTSSAPADLTDSDEREHTVNAATETVDSPAETAGVPDPHPNATTQIEGDTRSASTATSEPPAESGPLTLYEHATDVIRAQTETVRLVDAEGNVLEEADASAVDDLLEDAVAGDVETPSTVVLDGILSQQLLDIAADAGVDRIIARSLGQFTKRPSSVRVYAIDDVASSPP; this is encoded by the coding sequence ATGGAAGACACTGCAAAATATCTCATCCGCGCGAACGTCACCGCCGACGGGGTGGTCGAACGCAGTGACGTCGTCGGAGCCATCTTCGGGCAAACTGAAGGTCTGCTGGGCGACGAACTCGACCTCCGCGATCTTCGCCAATCACAGAAAGTCGGCCGTATCGACGTCGAAATTACGAGCGCTGGCGGCACTTCCAGTGGCAGCCTGACTATCGCCACCAGCCTCGACAAAGTCGAAACCGCAACGCTCGCTGCCTCCCTCGAGACGATCACCCGGGTCGGTCCCTGTCACGCCAGCCTCGAGGTCGAAGACATCGAAGACGTCAGAGCGGCCAAACGAAAAGACGTCGTCGAACGGGCCAAAGAACTCCTGCGGACGGGCTTCGACGACTCGGTGATGTCCTCCGAGGAAATCCTGGCTGAAGTCCGTGAGTACGTCCGCGTCGAGGACATCACGGAGTACGAGGGGCTGCCCGCCGGGCCTCGAGTCACCGACAGCGACGCCATCATCATCGTCGAAGGCCGTGCCGACGTGCTGACCCTACTGAAATACGGGGTGAAAAACGCCATCGCCGTCGAAGGAACAAACGTCCCCGACGCGGTTGCCGAACTCACCAGACACCGAACGGTCACTGCGTTTCTCGACGGCGACCGCGGCGGCGACCTCATCCTCGAGGAACTCTCCCAGGTCGGCGACATCGATTACGTCACCTTCGCGCCCGCAGACAGCTCCGTCGAGGACCTCGATCACACACAGTTGTTCACCGCCCTTCGAAACAAGGTTCCCTACGAGTCGGTTGCCGGGTCGAGCACGCCGCGAGACGCTATTCCTGCGACCGACGGCAGTGTCACGCCAGCCCCAGCGGGGGTCGATTCGAGAACGGGAAACGCGGACGAAAACGGAACGACCAGTTCGGCGCCAGCGGACCTAACGGATTCCGATGAGCGAGAACACACCGTGAATGCGGCGACGGAGACGGTAGATTCACCAGCCGAAACCGCCGGTGTCCCGGACCCGCACCCGAACGCGACCACACAAATCGAGGGTGACACTCGATCGGCGTCGACAGCCACGAGCGAGCCGCCGGCCGAATCGGGACCACTCACCCTGTACGAACACGCGACGGACGTGATCCGCGCCCAGACCGAGACAGTCAGGCTGGTCGACGCCGAAGGCAACGTGCTCGAGGAAGCCGACGCCAGCGCCGTCGACGACCTGCTCGAGGACGCGGTTGCTGGCGACGTGGAGACGCCGTCGACGGTCGTTCTCGACGGTATTCTGAGCCAACAGCTCCTCGACATCGCAGCCGACGCGGGTGTCGACCGAATCATCGCGCGGTCGCTCGGGCAGTTTACCAAACGGCCGTCCTCGGTTCGCGTCTACGCCATCGACGACGTGGCGAGTTCGCCGCCGTAG
- a CDS encoding acyltransferase → MTKRYVSLPAEAEGAMREFVTEVDERLSSDEDTCSVVEDVLLELSGDREAYERWQAGEEVSVAERVRLQSYDPCNTTLESEYYAEKDEEKFKRSKHLQWLWRQFDSLPIADNVEFALRFRRMLADHLFEDCGENCRFFKGITFTYGHNITVGDNVVVHDDVHLDDRGKLTIGDRVSISDGAHIYSHDHDVVDQTEVRNYHTIIEDDARVTYDSMIRAGNKVGENAIVGARGIVQNDVPAHHIAVGMPAKSVKIKPGWEDVAVPLEEAGVNRQDERHLPYELEDDLEVFDEFQRVFDVPEAGGR, encoded by the coding sequence ATGACAAAGCGGTACGTCTCGTTGCCTGCGGAAGCCGAGGGGGCAATGCGTGAGTTCGTGACGGAAGTAGACGAACGCCTCTCGAGCGACGAGGACACCTGTTCGGTCGTCGAAGACGTGCTGCTCGAACTCTCCGGTGACCGCGAGGCCTACGAACGCTGGCAGGCGGGCGAGGAGGTATCGGTTGCCGAACGCGTGCGACTCCAGAGCTACGACCCGTGTAACACGACCCTCGAGAGCGAGTACTACGCCGAAAAGGACGAGGAGAAATTCAAGCGCTCGAAACACCTCCAGTGGCTCTGGCGGCAGTTCGACAGCCTGCCTATCGCCGACAACGTCGAGTTTGCGCTTCGTTTCCGGCGGATGCTCGCCGATCACCTGTTCGAAGATTGTGGTGAGAACTGCCGGTTTTTTAAAGGGATCACGTTCACCTACGGCCACAACATCACGGTCGGCGACAACGTCGTCGTCCACGATGACGTGCACCTCGACGACCGTGGGAAGCTTACCATCGGCGACCGGGTTTCTATCTCCGATGGGGCACACATCTACAGCCACGACCACGACGTCGTCGACCAGACCGAGGTTCGAAACTACCACACGATCATCGAAGACGACGCCAGAGTCACCTACGACTCGATGATTCGCGCCGGCAACAAAGTCGGCGAGAACGCCATCGTCGGCGCTCGAGGCATCGTCCAGAACGACGTCCCGGCCCACCACATCGCCGTCGGAATGCCCGCAAAGAGCGTCAAGATCAAACCGGGCTGGGAGGACGTCGCCGTCCCGCTTGAGGAGGCGGGCGTCAACCGACAGGACGAACGCCACCTCCCCTACGAACTCGAAGACGATCTCGAGGTGTTCGACGAGTTCCAGCGGGTGTTCGACGTACCCGAGGCTGGGGGTCGATAA
- a CDS encoding NUDIX hydrolase encodes MVTHVNREVVETRLERLRDEYGEFPRFENREQLPAERFDRLYKYARERYTGGGYAWIRRDHADAPELSESMPTEAFETSTQACLILGRGDEDRWGIPGGGREVGETYEEATVREVREETGLEVDLESPFLVYRTTHELADGADRGDDSGVASGESVRLHTLWVCFDAVYAGGTLEPQPGELRGAAWLSEPPQTLGPWSQFRARDWWNEYDLEDPWWTGCEVDPFAEHYSSQ; translated from the coding sequence ATGGTCACTCACGTCAACCGCGAGGTGGTCGAAACCCGCCTCGAGCGCCTCCGCGATGAGTACGGCGAGTTTCCCCGCTTCGAGAATCGTGAGCAGTTGCCAGCAGAGCGGTTCGATCGCCTATATAAATACGCTCGAGAGCGCTACACGGGCGGTGGCTACGCCTGGATTCGACGGGATCACGCAGACGCCCCGGAACTGAGCGAGTCAATGCCAACGGAGGCGTTCGAGACCTCGACACAGGCCTGTCTCATCCTGGGTCGGGGTGACGAGGATAGGTGGGGCATTCCCGGCGGGGGTCGTGAAGTCGGAGAAACCTACGAGGAGGCCACCGTGCGCGAGGTCCGCGAAGAGACTGGCCTGGAAGTCGACCTCGAGTCCCCGTTTCTGGTTTACCGGACCACCCACGAACTCGCGGACGGGGCGGATAGGGGTGACGATTCCGGGGTTGCATCTGGCGAAAGCGTTCGCCTGCACACCCTCTGGGTGTGCTTCGACGCCGTGTACGCTGGTGGCACGCTCGAGCCACAACCCGGCGAACTCCGCGGGGCTGCCTGGCTTTCGGAGCCGCCGCAAACGCTCGGCCCGTGGAGCCAGTTTCGGGCACGCGACTGGTGGAACGAGTACGACCTCGAGGATCCGTGGTGGACGGGTTGCGAAGTCGATCCCTTCGCGGAACACTATAGTAGCCAGTGA
- a CDS encoding M48 family metallopeptidase produces the protein MLELHVAFLVLFVGTTAFFSALSIVNVRYGERMLEREREWVEDRLGFDDLDRVAAYQWAKTRLGQVQTWVTVAAILALLYSGGLAWVVEVLEGLGYGPVVTGVLFFAGVVVALQTLSIPFDLYSTFVVEERFDFNESTPALFAKDLVLGTLIGVVITGLLAGGVLWFISVVPTYWPLAALGLYVAFSLTMLVLYPRVIAPLFNDFEPVEAGELRDAVERVFERAGFSCDGIYVMDASKRSGHSNAYFVGFGRTKRVVLFDTLVEQMNLEEIEAVLAHELAHWKRAHIWKQFAVGTLRVGLMLGVLWLLLETTWLYAMFALPETAYVGLTVGALWVQPLAKLSSPLENKLSLAHEREADAFATDVMGSGSPLVDALCRLTSENLSNPFPHPLYATFHYTHPPIPDRIRYIQGLEPSSEGDGPETTPAD, from the coding sequence ATGCTCGAATTACACGTCGCCTTCCTCGTCCTGTTCGTCGGGACGACGGCGTTTTTCAGCGCGCTCTCGATCGTCAACGTTCGGTACGGCGAACGGATGCTCGAGCGCGAACGGGAGTGGGTCGAAGACCGACTTGGATTCGACGACCTCGACCGCGTCGCCGCCTACCAGTGGGCCAAAACGCGTCTGGGGCAGGTCCAGACGTGGGTCACCGTGGCGGCGATTCTGGCGCTCCTCTACAGCGGCGGACTCGCCTGGGTCGTCGAAGTCCTCGAGGGACTCGGCTACGGCCCCGTCGTCACCGGCGTCCTCTTTTTCGCCGGCGTCGTCGTCGCCCTCCAGACCCTCTCGATTCCGTTCGACCTCTACAGCACGTTCGTCGTCGAGGAGCGGTTCGACTTCAACGAGTCCACGCCGGCCCTGTTCGCCAAAGACCTCGTGCTCGGGACGCTCATCGGCGTCGTCATTACCGGCCTCCTCGCGGGGGGCGTCCTGTGGTTCATCTCGGTCGTCCCAACCTACTGGCCGCTGGCGGCACTGGGCCTGTACGTCGCGTTCTCCCTGACGATGTTAGTGCTCTATCCGCGGGTGATCGCCCCGTTGTTCAACGACTTCGAACCCGTCGAGGCCGGAGAGCTTCGGGACGCCGTCGAGCGCGTCTTCGAACGCGCCGGCTTCTCCTGTGACGGCATCTACGTCATGGACGCCAGCAAACGATCGGGCCACTCGAACGCCTACTTCGTTGGCTTCGGGCGAACCAAACGCGTCGTCCTCTTCGATACCCTGGTCGAGCAGATGAACCTCGAGGAGATCGAAGCCGTCCTGGCACACGAACTTGCCCACTGGAAACGCGCCCATATCTGGAAACAGTTCGCTGTCGGCACGCTTCGCGTTGGGCTCATGCTCGGCGTCCTCTGGCTGTTGCTCGAGACAACCTGGCTGTACGCGATGTTCGCGCTGCCCGAAACCGCCTACGTCGGGTTGACCGTCGGTGCACTCTGGGTCCAGCCGCTAGCGAAGCTCTCGAGCCCCCTCGAGAACAAACTCTCGCTGGCCCACGAACGCGAGGCAGACGCCTTCGCGACCGACGTCATGGGGAGCGGGAGTCCACTCGTCGACGCCCTGTGTCGGCTCACCAGTGAGAACCTCTCGAACCCCTTCCCACATCCCCTGTACGCCACGTTTCACTACACACATCCGCCGATTCCCGACCGGATTCGATACATACAGGGGCTCGAGCCCTCGAGCGAGGGTGATGGACCGGAGACGACGCCGGCGGACTAA
- a CDS encoding SIMPL domain-containing protein: MNRRTVLIGAATAATTATAGCLGTLAGDDGNSDPGSNSATGHDDTEGSRRTIKVSGVGEVSTDPDLARIQAGIQTTGDSAAAVRNELAERGDALYDALVEFGLEEDDITTGRYDIRRRIDRRRMEREGADPQSEDDLEEYVYYQGTSSFRIEVREIDRTGEVVDAAVDAGADDIGRIEFTLSDEKRAALREDALENALTGARDEATFIAREVDSTLVEAKHVDSSGGDVTPVYDEVTMEDDVADDARETQLHPDEVTVSARVEVTYTIE, encoded by the coding sequence ATGAACCGACGGACGGTCCTGATCGGAGCAGCGACGGCAGCAACGACCGCCACGGCCGGATGTCTTGGGACGCTCGCGGGTGACGACGGCAACTCGGATCCCGGCAGTAACTCGGCCACCGGGCACGACGATACGGAGGGTTCGAGGCGGACGATAAAAGTCAGCGGGGTCGGCGAGGTTTCCACAGATCCCGACCTGGCACGCATTCAGGCCGGCATCCAGACGACGGGTGACAGTGCAGCGGCGGTCCGAAACGAACTCGCCGAACGGGGCGATGCCCTGTACGACGCACTGGTCGAGTTCGGCCTCGAGGAAGACGATATTACGACGGGCCGATACGACATACGTCGGCGAATCGACCGCCGTCGAATGGAACGGGAGGGGGCAGACCCACAGTCCGAAGACGACCTTGAGGAGTACGTCTACTACCAGGGGACTAGCTCGTTCCGGATCGAGGTTCGCGAAATCGACCGGACGGGCGAGGTCGTCGACGCGGCGGTCGACGCCGGTGCTGACGATATCGGTCGAATCGAATTCACCCTCTCTGACGAGAAACGGGCGGCCCTCCGCGAGGATGCACTCGAAAACGCACTGACTGGGGCCAGGGACGAAGCGACGTTCATCGCCAGGGAGGTCGATTCGACCCTCGTCGAAGCGAAACACGTCGACAGTTCCGGCGGGGACGTCACGCCGGTCTACGACGAGGTGACGATGGAGGACGATGTCGCAGACGACGCCAGAGAGACGCAACTACATCCGGACGAGGTGACCGTCAGCGCCAGAGTCGAAGTCACGTACACGATCGAGTGA
- a CDS encoding NAD+ synthase, translating into MIDLRFSKAELEARRDHLTTFIRERTAAAGVDDVVLGLSGGIDSTTVAYLAVEALGAEHVHGLVLPARVSSEDNMSDAERVAKDLEISYDVLEVEPVIETLLEAYPAAEGDHEAVGNARARVRAVFNYLVANHDGRLVLGTGNRSEAAVGYFTKYGDGAVDCHPIGNLYKAQVRQLAASMGVPEDLVTKTPTAELWAGQTDEDELGIDYDTLDSILATHIDGPLSKAATVRLLEVDEETVEMVRGLYAASEHKRNVPPAPEPLD; encoded by the coding sequence ATGATCGACCTGCGATTTTCCAAGGCGGAACTCGAGGCGCGACGGGACCATCTGACGACCTTTATTCGAGAGCGGACGGCGGCCGCTGGTGTCGATGACGTTGTCCTCGGACTCTCCGGTGGCATCGATAGCACGACCGTGGCCTATCTGGCCGTCGAAGCCCTGGGGGCCGAACACGTCCACGGGCTCGTGCTTCCGGCACGGGTGAGCAGCGAGGACAACATGAGCGACGCCGAACGAGTTGCGAAGGACCTCGAGATCAGTTACGACGTGCTCGAGGTCGAACCCGTCATCGAGACGCTGCTCGAGGCCTATCCGGCGGCCGAAGGCGACCACGAAGCGGTGGGCAATGCGCGGGCGCGTGTCCGTGCGGTGTTCAACTATCTGGTCGCCAATCACGACGGCCGGCTCGTGCTGGGGACGGGTAACCGGAGCGAAGCTGCCGTGGGCTACTTTACGAAGTACGGCGACGGCGCGGTCGACTGCCATCCGATCGGGAACCTCTATAAAGCCCAGGTTCGACAGCTGGCAGCCTCGATGGGCGTCCCCGAGGACCTAGTCACCAAAACGCCGACTGCCGAACTCTGGGCCGGCCAGACCGACGAAGACGAACTCGGTATCGATTACGACACGCTCGATTCCATTCTCGCCACGCACATCGACGGCCCGCTGTCGAAAGCCGCGACAGTTCGATTGCTCGAGGTCGACGAAGAGACCGTCGAAATGGTCCGTGGGTTGTACGCCGCGAGCGAGCACAAGCGAAACGTGCCGCCTGCGCCGGAGCCACTCGATTGA